A single region of the Phycisphaerae bacterium RAS1 genome encodes:
- the czcA_1 gene encoding Cobalt-zinc-cadmium resistance protein CzcA — translation MRYCSAAGRLRQALELRDRPEIGWHDLDRAIEETRLLRMRPILMTALVAALGFVPMMPNTGVGAEVQRPLATVVVGGVIADNLLTLILLPALYSLCGGKSRGQRSEVRGQSGEVSVQRSEFAVQGAE, via the coding sequence ATGCGGTATTGTTCGGCCGCCGGCCGATTGCGGCAAGCTCTGGAGTTGCGAGACCGGCCGGAAATCGGGTGGCATGATCTCGACCGCGCGATCGAAGAAACGCGCCTGCTGCGCATGCGGCCGATCCTGATGACCGCGCTGGTCGCGGCGCTGGGATTCGTGCCCATGATGCCCAACACCGGCGTCGGGGCGGAGGTGCAGCGGCCGCTGGCGACGGTGGTCGTGGGCGGCGTCATTGCCGATAACCTTCTGACGCTGATCCTGCTGCCGGCGCTCTACTCGCTGTGCGGCGGGAAGTCCCGCGGTCAAAGGTCAGAGGTCAGAGGTCAGAGCGGCGAGGTCAGCGTTCAGAGGTCAGAGTTCGCGGTTCAGGGTGCCGAGTAA
- a CDS encoding HTH-type transcriptional regulator: MSPADRSGAGDTRAFAPVFAALGDETRLTLLSRLGAGSPLSITRLTRGSRLTRQAVTKHLRVMQRAGLVRGVRRGRERLFELRPEPLHAAQQAMLNIARQWEMALARLKELVESPDPGV, translated from the coding sequence ATGTCGCCGGCCGATCGTAGCGGCGCGGGCGACACGCGCGCCTTCGCGCCGGTTTTCGCCGCCCTGGGAGACGAGACGCGGCTGACGCTGCTCTCCAGGCTGGGCGCCGGGTCGCCGCTCTCGATCACGCGGCTGACACGGGGCTCGCGCCTGACGCGACAGGCTGTGACGAAGCACCTGCGCGTGATGCAGCGCGCCGGACTCGTGCGCGGCGTGCGGCGCGGACGCGAGCGCCTGTTTGAGCTGCGGCCCGAGCCGCTTCACGCCGCACAGCAGGCGATGCTGAACATCGCTCGGCAGTGGGAAATGGCGCTGGCACGGCTGAAGGAACTCGTCGAGTCGCCAGACCCCGGCGTGTAG
- a CDS encoding hypothetical protein (Phosphate-specific transport system accessory protein PhoU homolog): MLQEACEIVFSPNKPLALRVVARDAEVDAEEVAVEAEVIRLVALYQPVGVDLRLLFTVLKVTTELERVADCAVNIAERAKHLEVQQLAPQNEHVRQMCTLVRRVLRQAVTAYSFQEVDVARQVAGGDAEIDALFGAIVREVLASATRSPESLAGYLDILSVTKNLERIADHATNIAEDVIYLATGAIVRHRNPGD; this comes from the coding sequence ATGCTCCAGGAGGCGTGCGAGATCGTCTTCTCGCCCAACAAGCCGCTGGCGCTTCGGGTTGTGGCGCGGGACGCCGAGGTGGACGCCGAGGAAGTCGCGGTCGAGGCCGAGGTCATCCGGCTGGTGGCGCTTTACCAGCCGGTGGGAGTCGATCTGCGGCTGCTCTTCACCGTGCTGAAAGTGACGACCGAGCTGGAGCGCGTGGCCGACTGCGCGGTGAATATCGCCGAGCGGGCCAAGCATCTCGAGGTTCAGCAGCTCGCGCCCCAGAATGAGCACGTCCGGCAGATGTGCACGCTCGTGCGGCGCGTGCTGCGGCAGGCGGTGACGGCCTACAGTTTTCAGGAGGTTGACGTGGCCCGGCAGGTGGCGGGCGGCGACGCGGAGATTGATGCGCTGTTCGGGGCGATCGTTCGCGAAGTGCTCGCGTCGGCGACCCGGTCGCCCGAGAGCCTCGCGGGATACCTGGACATCCTGTCGGTGACGAAGAACCTGGAGCGCATCGCAGACCACGCCACAAACATCGCCGAGGATGTGATCTACCTCGCGACGGGCGCGATTGTGCGGCATCGCAATCCGGGCGATTGA
- the steT_3 gene encoding Serine/threonine exchanger SteT, giving the protein MAENGARVKSSTDPTRGTEPSSPASTQAAVQDQPDGLKRVLGPLDATAIVIGAIIGVGIFFTPSTVAKLAGSGQAALLAWALGGAIALAGGLTFARLGAICTQAGGQYEVLRDALGPLPAFVFVFCNATAIQAGAIAIIAMICAMNLHLAIAGEDASPSMTAGAAIRLIAALAAANVVGVRTGAGVQNATVLARLAAVALIVVLAAAAGGAPAATAQSTSQAISQAASSARAQSPAPPAFWSMLVLLPAAIVPSFFAYGGWQHALWIGGEIRNPSRNVPLAIVVGVVTVIIAYVLINAAYLRLLGYEGVASSRALAADAVGAVWPGIGRQAAAAMVAVSALGVLNAQLLSGPRLIYRMAEDGRFFALFSRLDPRFATPWAAVLLLAGLGIVLVLAAGLNGVDRLLTGVVFVDGVFFFLTGVSAFVLARRAASAAAPRFGYPLAPAIFCAGEAAIMIGAYLDRDTRAAAVVGLIWIAAAVGLYLARFHRQRRAG; this is encoded by the coding sequence ATGGCCGAGAACGGAGCGCGCGTGAAGTCAAGTACGGACCCCACACGGGGAACTGAACCGTCATCGCCGGCGAGCACGCAGGCGGCAGTGCAAGACCAACCGGACGGGCTGAAGCGCGTGCTGGGCCCGCTGGACGCCACCGCGATCGTTATCGGCGCGATCATCGGCGTCGGAATCTTCTTCACGCCCAGCACTGTCGCGAAACTCGCGGGAAGCGGACAGGCCGCACTGCTGGCGTGGGCTCTGGGCGGAGCGATCGCGCTGGCCGGCGGGCTGACGTTCGCCCGGCTCGGCGCGATCTGCACGCAAGCCGGCGGGCAGTACGAGGTGCTGCGCGACGCGCTGGGCCCGCTGCCGGCGTTCGTCTTCGTCTTCTGCAACGCGACGGCGATCCAGGCCGGGGCGATCGCCATTATCGCCATGATCTGTGCGATGAACCTGCATTTGGCAATCGCCGGAGAAGACGCAAGCCCGAGCATGACAGCGGGGGCAGCAATCCGCCTGATCGCAGCGCTGGCTGCGGCGAACGTTGTTGGTGTAAGAACCGGCGCGGGCGTACAGAATGCGACCGTGCTGGCAAGGCTGGCCGCCGTGGCGCTGATCGTGGTGCTGGCGGCGGCGGCGGGGGGAGCGCCGGCGGCGACGGCGCAATCGACATCGCAGGCGATTTCGCAAGCGGCTTCGTCGGCGCGCGCTCAATCTCCCGCGCCGCCGGCGTTTTGGAGCATGCTCGTGCTGCTGCCGGCCGCGATTGTGCCGTCGTTCTTTGCGTATGGCGGGTGGCAGCATGCGTTGTGGATCGGCGGAGAGATTCGCAACCCATCGCGCAACGTGCCGCTGGCGATCGTTGTCGGCGTGGTCACGGTCATCATCGCCTACGTACTGATCAACGCGGCCTATCTGCGGCTGCTGGGGTATGAGGGCGTAGCGAGCAGCCGGGCGCTGGCGGCCGATGCGGTCGGGGCGGTCTGGCCGGGGATCGGGCGGCAGGCGGCAGCGGCGATGGTGGCGGTGTCGGCGCTGGGCGTGCTGAATGCCCAACTACTTTCCGGCCCGCGGCTGATCTACCGCATGGCGGAGGATGGCCGCTTCTTCGCGCTTTTTTCGCGGCTGGACCCGCGTTTCGCGACGCCGTGGGCGGCGGTGCTGCTCCTCGCGGGACTGGGCATCGTGCTGGTTCTGGCGGCGGGGTTGAACGGCGTCGATCGGCTGCTGACGGGGGTGGTCTTCGTGGACGGCGTGTTCTTTTTCCTGACCGGCGTCTCGGCGTTTGTGCTGGCGCGGCGGGCGGCGAGCGCGGCAGCGCCGCGATTTGGGTATCCGCTCGCCCCGGCGATTTTCTGCGCGGGTGAGGCGGCGATCATGATCGGCGCCTACCTGGACCGCGACACCCGTGCGGCGGCGGTGGTCGGGCTGATCTGGATCGCGGCGGCGGTGGGGCTGTATCTGGCACGATTTCACCGCCAGCGGCGTGCCGGGTGA
- a CDS encoding hypothetical protein (Activator of Hsp90 ATPase homolog 1-like protein), whose protein sequence is MGKTTSDRIELEIDLKATPARVWRALTDHREFGLWFRVNLEGPFIPGKTTRGRITYPGYEHLIMEVVVQKMEPERLFSYTWHPYAVDPNTDYSGEPPTLVEFRLEQTATGTRLRITESGFDAIPAERRDEAFRMNSGGWTTQLANIEAYVAGRS, encoded by the coding sequence ATGGGCAAAACGACCAGCGACCGCATCGAGCTCGAGATCGATCTGAAGGCGACGCCCGCCCGCGTCTGGCGCGCGCTCACCGACCACCGGGAATTCGGCCTGTGGTTCCGCGTCAACCTGGAAGGGCCCTTCATTCCCGGAAAAACCACCCGTGGCCGGATCACCTACCCCGGCTACGAACACCTGATCATGGAAGTCGTGGTGCAGAAAATGGAGCCCGAGCGGCTCTTCTCCTACACCTGGCATCCCTACGCCGTCGATCCCAACACCGATTATTCCGGGGAACCGCCCACGTTAGTCGAGTTCCGGCTCGAACAAACGGCGACCGGGACGCGGCTGCGCATCACGGAGTCCGGATTCGACGCCATCCCCGCTGAGCGGCGCGACGAGGCCTTCCGCATGAACAGCGGCGGCTGGACCACGCAGCTCGCGAACATCGAGGCCTATGTCGCCGGCCGATCGTAG
- a CDS encoding PAP2 superfamily protein, whose amino-acid sequence MTAWMLTRSLFFITVAAVCTGGCTTPDRSPNAMAAIREYECQQAARPSPAAARDEDGGGIWASADKPADRIASPGKLSFAIQPAYCGVVEEPASSRPASGSASRPRPPGDLPEGYWRRDLWHQMGHEAKSLGSRDFWRGFKTSFWDVENALVLTATMGASIAIRETGVDDTVRNRTHGSNTLGDFDEPVQILGHPGFHFAGTGVLWLSSALTKNAREHEVAKALTQALAVNGVSTILLKVAANTRTPDEERYGWPSGHTSSAFTAAAVLNEYYGPWVGVPSLALAGLVGYQRLDSRVHDFSDVVFGGMMGYIIGTSIARDDKMRMPELFGMTVLPFSDPQTGSAGLALYKRIK is encoded by the coding sequence ATGACGGCATGGATGCTGACTCGGTCGCTCTTCTTCATCACAGTCGCGGCTGTCTGCACAGGTGGCTGCACGACGCCGGACAGATCGCCGAACGCGATGGCGGCGATTCGCGAGTACGAGTGCCAGCAGGCGGCCCGTCCGAGTCCGGCGGCGGCGCGCGATGAGGACGGCGGTGGCATCTGGGCCTCGGCCGATAAGCCGGCCGATCGGATCGCGTCGCCGGGAAAGCTGTCGTTTGCGATCCAGCCCGCGTACTGCGGCGTGGTTGAAGAGCCGGCCAGCTCGCGGCCCGCGTCAGGCAGCGCTTCGCGGCCGCGGCCGCCGGGCGACCTGCCCGAGGGGTATTGGCGGCGCGACCTCTGGCACCAGATGGGCCACGAGGCCAAGTCGCTGGGCTCGCGCGATTTCTGGCGCGGCTTCAAGACGTCGTTCTGGGATGTCGAGAACGCGCTGGTGCTCACCGCGACGATGGGCGCCAGCATCGCCATCCGCGAAACGGGGGTCGACGACACGGTTCGCAATCGCACGCACGGATCGAACACGCTCGGTGACTTCGACGAGCCGGTCCAGATTCTCGGCCATCCCGGTTTCCACTTTGCCGGAACGGGCGTGCTCTGGCTGTCCAGCGCGCTGACGAAGAACGCCCGTGAGCACGAAGTCGCCAAGGCGCTGACGCAAGCCCTGGCGGTCAATGGCGTCTCGACCATTCTGCTCAAAGTCGCCGCGAACACGCGCACGCCCGACGAGGAACGCTACGGCTGGCCGAGCGGACATACGAGCAGCGCATTCACCGCGGCGGCGGTGCTGAACGAGTACTACGGCCCGTGGGTGGGCGTGCCGTCGCTGGCGCTGGCGGGGCTGGTGGGTTACCAGCGGCTCGACTCGCGCGTGCATGATTTCTCCGATGTCGTCTTCGGCGGAATGATGGGGTATATCATCGGCACGTCGATTGCGCGCGACGACAAGATGCGCATGCCGGAGCTGTTCGGAATGACGGTGCTGCCGTTCAGCGACCCGCAAACGGGCAGCGCGGGGCTGGCGCTGTACAAGCGAATCAAGTGA
- a CDS encoding hypothetical protein (ImpA-related N-terminal): protein MAFEHDPIVALGKDPIRADGPAGDPVRYDTDFEQLQAQLDRLGSLTGEEVQWSTVVDLATQILQKKSKDLLVLTYLVLGIFNQNGYAGLAAGLDTYNEFLKNFWEKCYPKVKPPHGRFNSVQYLIDKLLPSIEIKSGQIKREPTAGEKPAVHKCAELGDQLSTTVTACFREFGPDQQPAIAQFVRALKSLRDKVGPLVDPKAAAAAAAAAAAPAAGAAPAGEGGAAPAAGGGGMAVPETFASAQQATQTVVKIAKYLFTQDNKDARAYRLARAVHFGGLPAPPKSGLLPPPPKPRRDAFDKMIGDGEWAQLLTETENQFLLTPLWIDMQRYIASALKALGAPHQNAYMAVVLDTLALQARFPQILDVTFKDGTPFADGATKGWLADVGKEHGIGSGGSGGGSNGDALSAALTEARKLLTESKPADAVGRLAGVVESSGVGRQRFRAQLALADFCMGMNKLTLAAPILEGLETEIEHFHVDEWEPDLAATALRNLYECMTKLKQKPTPDEFVRMGGIFARLCRLDPKSALSFDAAKK, encoded by the coding sequence ATGGCCTTCGAACATGATCCGATCGTCGCGCTGGGAAAAGATCCGATTCGCGCCGACGGCCCCGCCGGCGACCCGGTGCGCTACGACACTGATTTCGAGCAGCTTCAGGCGCAGCTCGACCGGCTCGGCTCGCTGACCGGCGAGGAAGTGCAGTGGTCCACGGTCGTCGACCTGGCAACGCAAATCCTGCAGAAAAAATCCAAGGATCTGCTGGTTCTCACCTACCTGGTGCTCGGAATCTTCAACCAGAACGGGTACGCCGGTCTGGCGGCCGGCCTTGATACGTACAACGAGTTCCTGAAGAACTTCTGGGAGAAGTGCTATCCGAAGGTGAAGCCGCCGCACGGCCGCTTCAACTCGGTGCAGTACCTGATCGACAAGCTGCTGCCCAGCATTGAAATCAAGAGCGGGCAGATCAAGCGCGAGCCGACCGCGGGCGAGAAGCCGGCGGTTCACAAGTGCGCCGAGCTGGGCGACCAGCTCAGCACCACCGTGACGGCCTGCTTCCGCGAATTCGGCCCCGACCAGCAGCCCGCGATTGCCCAATTCGTACGGGCGCTGAAGAGCCTGCGCGACAAGGTCGGCCCGCTGGTCGATCCGAAAGCCGCCGCGGCCGCAGCAGCAGCCGCCGCCGCGCCCGCCGCGGGCGCCGCGCCGGCCGGTGAAGGGGGCGCCGCCCCCGCCGCGGGCGGCGGCGGAATGGCCGTTCCCGAGACGTTCGCCAGCGCCCAACAGGCGACGCAGACTGTCGTCAAGATTGCCAAGTACCTATTCACGCAGGACAACAAGGACGCCCGGGCGTATCGGCTGGCGCGCGCCGTTCATTTTGGCGGGCTGCCAGCGCCGCCCAAGTCCGGACTGCTTCCTCCGCCGCCCAAGCCGCGACGCGACGCGTTCGACAAGATGATCGGCGACGGCGAGTGGGCCCAGCTTTTGACCGAGACCGAGAACCAGTTCCTGCTGACGCCGCTGTGGATCGACATGCAGCGCTACATCGCCAGCGCGCTCAAGGCACTGGGCGCGCCGCATCAGAATGCGTACATGGCGGTCGTGCTGGACACGTTGGCCCTGCAGGCTCGCTTTCCCCAGATTCTCGACGTGACCTTCAAGGACGGCACGCCCTTCGCTGACGGCGCCACCAAGGGCTGGCTCGCCGACGTCGGCAAGGAGCACGGCATCGGCAGCGGCGGGAGCGGCGGCGGCAGCAACGGCGACGCGCTTTCGGCCGCGCTCACCGAGGCCCGCAAGCTGCTCACCGAGTCCAAACCCGCCGACGCGGTCGGCCGGCTCGCCGGCGTGGTCGAGTCTTCCGGCGTCGGGCGTCAGCGCTTCCGGGCGCAGCTCGCGCTGGCCGATTTCTGCATGGGCATGAACAAGCTCACGCTCGCCGCGCCGATTCTTGAAGGCCTCGAAACCGAGATCGAGCATTTCCACGTGGACGAGTGGGAGCCGGACCTGGCGGCGACAGCCCTGCGCAACCTGTACGAGTGCATGACCAAGCTCAAGCAGAAACCGACGCCTGACGAATTCGTCCGCATGGGCGGCATTTTCGCCCGCCTGTGCCGGCTGGATCCGAAATCGGCGCTGAGTTTCGACGCGGCGAAGAAGTGA
- a CDS encoding Polysaccharide biosynthesis protein — protein MSASAAAAAGRKFNVDLIWNLASLAVLGVSGALINLLIARYLDQAALGVFNQVFAIYIVLSQIAVGGVHLSVLMHVSYNQADRRARSQITCAGLLLAGGLSLVVCGAAAALHGVTAAVLNSPDVGRGLLLTIPGLLLFSLNKVLMNTLNGVSHMRAYALFQALRVLMIVAGIAAVIALRWPTVWLAASLSVAEAALFVGVAAYVQARVCPIVSFEAQRTWIGRHFSYGLRGLLAGVFTELNTRVDILLLGLFLADDGPVGVYSFAAILAEGFSQLPLVIRRNVDPPLGRHFAEGRTDDIARDLARVKRLSLLMMLVIGVAAVALYLPAVRLLVPDRGFESSWPPFAILMAGIIVNAYYKPFQGIVLQGGRPGVFTGMVAIVVAANALLNAALIPVLGIAGSAAGTAIAYGVEAGLIVYYARKLFGVKL, from the coding sequence ATGTCTGCAAGCGCGGCCGCCGCCGCGGGCCGCAAGTTCAATGTCGATCTGATCTGGAACCTGGCCAGCCTCGCCGTCCTGGGCGTGTCGGGCGCGCTGATCAACCTGTTGATCGCCCGCTACCTGGACCAGGCCGCGCTGGGCGTCTTCAACCAGGTCTTCGCCATCTACATCGTGCTGTCGCAGATCGCCGTGGGCGGCGTGCATCTCTCGGTGCTCATGCACGTCTCGTACAACCAGGCCGACCGGCGGGCGCGCAGCCAGATCACCTGCGCCGGCCTGCTGCTGGCCGGCGGGTTGTCGCTGGTCGTGTGTGGGGCGGCGGCGGCGCTGCACGGCGTGACGGCCGCGGTCCTGAACAGCCCCGACGTCGGCCGGGGACTGCTGCTGACAATCCCGGGACTGCTGCTGTTCTCGTTGAACAAAGTGCTGATGAACACGCTGAACGGGGTCAGCCACATGCGCGCCTACGCCCTGTTTCAGGCGCTGCGCGTGCTGATGATCGTCGCGGGGATCGCCGCGGTGATCGCGCTTCGCTGGCCGACGGTCTGGCTGGCGGCGTCGCTCTCGGTCGCGGAGGCGGCGCTGTTCGTCGGCGTGGCCGCGTACGTGCAGGCGCGCGTCTGTCCGATCGTGAGCTTCGAGGCGCAGCGCACGTGGATCGGGCGCCATTTTTCGTACGGCCTGCGCGGCTTGCTGGCGGGCGTCTTCACCGAACTCAACACGCGCGTGGACATTCTGCTGCTCGGGCTTTTTCTGGCCGACGACGGGCCGGTCGGCGTCTACAGCTTTGCCGCCATTCTCGCGGAGGGATTCAGCCAGTTGCCGCTCGTGATTCGCCGCAATGTCGATCCGCCGCTGGGACGGCACTTCGCCGAAGGCCGGACCGACGACATCGCCCGCGACCTGGCGCGCGTCAAACGGCTGAGCCTGCTCATGATGCTGGTGATCGGCGTCGCCGCGGTTGCACTCTACCTGCCCGCCGTGCGGCTGCTGGTTCCGGATCGCGGCTTCGAGTCGAGCTGGCCGCCGTTCGCGATCCTGATGGCCGGCATCATCGTCAATGCGTACTACAAGCCGTTTCAGGGCATCGTGCTGCAAGGCGGCCGGCCGGGCGTGTTCACTGGAATGGTGGCGATCGTTGTGGCGGCCAATGCGCTGCTGAACGCGGCGCTGATTCCGGTCCTGGGGATCGCCGGGTCGGCCGCGGGAACGGCGATCGCCTACGGCGTCGAGGCGGGGCTGATCGTGTACTACGCGAGAAAGCTGTTTGGAGTGAAGTTGTAA